In Gadus morhua chromosome 9, gadMor3.0, whole genome shotgun sequence, the sequence CAAACAAATAGTCCCGAAGAACCTTGACCAGAATGCCTACATCAGCAGCAAAGGAAAGCCCTGGGAGAGGTACAGCTGCTACGACTGCAGACGTTATAGCATGGCGCCAAATTTGTGAACGGAAAACCTCTTTCTTCTTGTTAATGATGCTTTTGCAGACGTTGGGAAGGGTTAATATCAGAACATTTCTCTTGTGTGAAGGAAGCTCTCTCTCCATGGTGTCCTGGAGGGCGGGGAAGTCGTACAAATGGAGATCAAAACCAGAAACCAGGAAGACCTGCGGAGTCTCCACACCTTGTTTTTCAAGTCCTGTTGGAAATGGAATACAGGTTGAACTTAATGTGGTCCGAAAAGCGTGTGGGAATACATGTATAAACTCTACTGTATTGGACTGTACTGGGATACAGCATAGCGGAGTCATATACATGATTTGATCTAATTCAAgtaacataaaatatatatgagtAGTATATATAACATTGAGTAGGGCTCCTTGGAAAAACATGAGAAATAATTGATTTTCAAAGTCACCATATTAACTCAGAAAAGCCAACCTTCAATGCAGTTTTCCCTGATTTCCTGAAGTGTCTTTTCTTCATCGTACTCCCTCTGGCTCCTTTGCGCAGCTTTTAGATTGTCGTCAATCTTAGAGCGGACAAAATATAAATTCTTGCCCATTGTCTTGATCTCCTGAGCCAGCTTGGCATCATTCTCAGTGAAGCGATCAGCTGATACAAGGATAAAAAAATCAAACTTTTTAAACTCAACGTACTTCTGGTACTGATCAGCTGGGAATTTGGTGGTTCCAATTCCCGGGAGATCCCATAATGTAACATTGGGGTATATTGGATGCGGGTAAGGCTCAGGCTTCATGGTCGTTTCCACAAAACCTGTAGGGGCCGCTCCCTCATCTTTGTTGTCTATCCCCCTGAAGGCATTAACAAAGGTGGACTTTCCAGTTCCAATCTCTCCTGTGACAGCAATGTGCAGTGGAAGATCATTACAGATCAGATCATTTCTCTTGAGTGAAGGAAGCTCTCTCTCCATGGTGTCCTGGAGGGCGGGGAAATCGTGCAATTGGAGATCAAAACTAGACACCAGGAAGACCTGAGGGGACGCcacattttgtttttcaagtccTGTTGGAAATGGAATACAGGTTGAACTTAATGTGGTTAGAAAGGCGTGTGGGAATATGTGTTTAAACTATCTGTCTGTAATGGGACACAGCGTAGCGTAGTCATACACATATATTTGATCTAATTCAAgcaacgtatatatatatacacacacgtatacgtatatatatatatatatatatatatatatatatatacgttgcTTGAAAACATTGAGTAGTGCTCCTTTGAAAAAAATTAGAAATAATTCATATTCACAGTCATATTAACTCAGAAAACCAACCTTCAATGCAGTTTTCCCTGATTTCCTGAAGTGTCTTTTCTTCATCGTACTCCCTCTGGCTCCTTTGCGCAGCTTTTAGATTGTTGTCAATCTTAGAGCGGACAAAATATAAATTCTTGCCCATTTTCTTGATCTCCTGAGCCAGCTTGGCATCATGCTCTCTGAAGTGACCAGCTGATACAATGATAAAAAGATCAAACTTTTCAAACTCCACGTACTTCAGGTACTGATCAGCTGGGTATCTGGTGGTTCCAACTCCCGGGAGATCCCATAATGTAACATTGGGGTGTCTTGGATGTGGGTAAGGCTCAGGCTTCATGGTCGTTTCCACAACACCTGTAGGGGCCGCTCCCTCATCTCTGTCTTTTATCCCCCTGAAGGCATTAACAAAGGTGGACTTTCCAGCTCCACTTTCTCCTGTGACAGCAATGTGCAGTGGATTATTCATATCTTCCAAATACTTCTTGATCATTGATACAGCTGAGTCTGTATCATTGTTTTCCATCATGTTTGATCCCTCTGCAATCCTTTATGAATAAGAAATACAAAATGAAGGGTTTATTCACTTCATTGCCTGGCAGGTAAGGCAAGGGCTGAACATTTTAATTTAGACTTGATAGTTATCACACTGGACTGGCGTGCAGCGTAATTGGCCAACACACAGCTGCAGCCACAAAAGGGGAAACATtaaaccctgcgttcacaccaaaagatgcaaaaagttgccgcgcagcaagatcccattcaaagtgaatgtagagacgcgttgcagGTTTACTGCCGGAGCACTTGCTACCaatttgcagcgcagcacgtATTTtgcacgtattttgcggcgcgacaaatgctgctcgagttgaaatatttcaacttttcggcagcaaacgcgtgatgacagccaatcagcgttcaacagcgttgccactgagtgacatgccgtaacagccaatcagtgttactcccttggagtgacctagagttcactacggCGTGAACGCAGGGTAATGCATTGGTGCGGCCcacgggccaatggcggcccgcagaaacattcctggcggcccgcaatgacatacagatataagtaaaaaaaatatatatttatttttattattataaatatactctctagctttcaattaaatgctgttacatttgttagttttaatccgtacattactttgaaaggatgaacctcagtttcgtgatttagacctcacttaataataatgaataataataatgcattttatttataaaagcgcctttcaggtcactcaaggacaccgtacatcacacacattaaaacacacaatgaaatatacaaaaaacgtgataaaatagacatagaaaggacaacataagttaaaatacatagggcagaatggcaggaaacatggaggttagagagagtaggcagtccgaaacaggtgggtttttagttgtgctttgaaaatggggagagagtcacagtttCGGAGGTCGGGTGGTAGAGAGTTCCAGAGCTGGGGAGCAGAGCGACTGAAGGCTCTGCCCCCCATAGTGCTGAGGCGGGCAGGGGGCAcagagaggtggatggaggaggaggatcgaaGGGAACGGGTGGGGATGTTAATGTGCAGGAGatcagagaggtagggaggggcgaGGTTGTGGATGGCCATGAATGTAAACACTAGGAGTTTGAAGTTAATGCGGTGGGTtacggggagccagtggagctgctggaggacaggggtgatgtgatgGTATGAGGGGGTCTTTGTGATGATGTGGGCAAaaacttgacctcactcccagaggttcacgaccacggtgcaatgttttttttcaccactgcgATGCTTACGACGTTTCCCGCCTCAGTCACACCTTGACTGCAGCTGTGATAATGGAGTCGGAGCGGGAGTCGAAGCGGGAGCCGGGCCACTCGAGAAAAAAACGTAATTTTGGCGATGAGAAAAGGCGGTTTCAAGATAAGTGGACATACGCTTACTTTGCCGTACCTCAGGGGTTGGATAAAGTCATGTGCCTGATCTGCAAGCATGTTAATGCAATGCTGAAGGACTTCAACATAAAACGCCATTATGATACCAATCATAAAACCTACGACAAATTTACCGGCGAGGAGCGCACCGGTAAGCTTGAACAACTTAAAAGAGGCAACGCTGCACAGCAGTCAGTTTTCACAAATCTAACCAAATCCGGTGAAGCTGTAACACAGGCTAGCTACGTTGTAGCTCAAGAAATAACCCGCCGGAGCAAGCCCTTCAGTGACGGAGAATTTTTGCGAGACTGCATTTTGAAAGTGGCCGACATTGTATGCCCCGAGCAAAAAGCAAAGCTCTGTGACATAAGTTTGTCGAATGACACAGTGACACGACGAATCGAAGATCTTGCAAAAAATCTCAAAGAGCAACTGGGACAACGTATGGAGGGACTAGGAAAGGGAGCCTTTTCTATTGCACTGGATGAAAGCACGGACATTTCCGATACAGCGCAATTGCTGATTTTCATCCAAACGGTCACGGAGAACTTTGAAATAGGCGAGGAGCTGCTTAGTTTGGAGAGTATCAAAGACAGAACAAGGGGAGTCGACATTTGTGGTGCTGTGTGTCGTAGTCTCGAAGCATACAATGTGAAGCTGCCGTCTATGGTCGGTGTCACAACAGATGGAGCACCGGCAATGGTCGGAAGAAAGGCAGGGGCCGTGTCGCTGCTCTCTGAGAAAGTGGCCAACAGCGGAGGGGAGAAACTAATCAAATATCACTGCATAATACACCAAGAAGCCCTCGCTGCTCAAACGCTTGAAATGAAACATGTCTTGATTGTTGTGAAGACAGATCATTTCCTGAAGTCCAGAGGTCTGAATCACCGCCAATTCAAGACTTTTTTGGAGCAATCGGAGGCAGATTTTGGTGAGGTTATATACTTCTCTGCTGTCAGGTGGCTGAGCAGAGGGGCCACATTGAAGCGTTTTTTTAACTTGAGGAAGGAAATAAGAGAGTTCATGGAGTCAAAAGGACAGGGTTTGACACAACTAAGTGACACTAAATGGCTCTGTGACCTAGCACTCCTTGTTGATGTGAACACTTGTCTCAGCGATCTCAATTTGAAGCTGCAGGGCCATGGGAAGCTTATTTACACACTATTTGACAACGTCAAAGCTTTCCAGAGAAAAATTTAACTGCTGCAGGGACAGCTCAAACAGGGAGTTCTAACCCATTTTCCCGCCTGCAAGGCGCTCGTAGGTGAAACAGACACAGATGGGCGCCACGTTCTGCGTCACCTGCGCTCAGACCACAACCAAAacctcataaaaaaataaagagaggaATTCGAACACCGCTTCTCCGACTTCAGAAACCACGAGAAGTCAATCAACCTCTTCCAAAATCCTTTCTCGTGTGTCCCTGCGGAAGAGCCAGCAGAAATGCATTTTGAGCTCATCGACCTACAGGAGAGCTCCGAGGCCAGAGCAGCATATTGTGACAGGAATCTCATTGAGTTCTACAAAGCACTTTCCCCAGCGACATACCCTGCACTGCTCCAGCATGCCATCAGAATGGTCTCTTTATTCGGGAGCACATATATTTGTGAGAAgaccttctccaccatggccatcAACAAATCCAAGCTGAGATCCAGGCTTACAGATAGCCATCTACATGATGTCCTTCGTATTGCAACGACGGCGATGGAGCCGGACATCAGAGGAATCGTGGCCAACCGAAAACAGCACCACAAATCCCACACCAAAAGAAAAAGGTACGTTGACCTAGTAACAAATATTGTGTGATTTAATGACAAGCTTATTGATGACAGGCAATGAGAtattagtgatgatgatgacttgTTTGGTAAGCTTCTATTTTAAaagtatctctctttctccccctccctgtgtatgcgtgtgcgtgtgtgtgtgtgcgtgtgtgtgtaggttttccTGTGGTGATTTGGTAGCTGGAATTGCTCCAGAATAAGGAGCTCCATACTGACAAGAAAGGAAGGCACGATGAGACCGACTGTTCTAAATACGTTTCTGAAATGCACACAGGACTGTTATATCCCAAATTCGAAGAGAACCCCAGGGATTGGGTGTTAGTTAGAATGTTTCTTAAGGTTTTCTGAAGTTGTGCCAGGTTTTGCCTAATTtgttatttaaaatgtgtttatacTGGATGCAGACAAATACATAATTGTATAATTATTTGTAATTGTAGAGATTTGTAGAGAGAGCAACCTGGTCATTAAAATTATGAAAAATTTGATTtttatctgttttattttttctttggcgGCCCttagtcaaattttgggttcctaaattggccctcagctgtcaaaactttgagaaccccttctATAATGAAATCTAAACAAAGTCATTGTCTGCTGCATGTTACTATTGGGCATATATCTGAGATATGAGCTGTGTAGTCCATAGGCATGCCACTTTGTCATATACGCAACATATACCTTAAACTGTTTCTATTCattctgaaaaataaatgtcacaacacaaacaatgtGGCTTGAGTCGTCGCAGGCACGCGTTTGTGTTTCTTCCTGCTCTCAACATTTATTCTAGTCTGGGGAATACAACCAATAAATATAGCTAAATGAAGTAGCCCATGGGTGACCTTGATTGTTTGCCGATAGGGGTTGTTGATACGAAGATATTTGGTCTACTTTGTTTTTACATAGTCGAAACGCTGTGTCgggaaaattgtgtgtgtgtgtgtaaccgcAGGACATTGCCTTTGGAAGATGGGGTAATGAAAGTAGTGATACCACAGCATTGCTTGACTTCTAGAAGGAAAAGcctatgggccctatcttgcatccggcgcaagtgacttagtcactggcgcatgtgtcgttgctagtttacaactagCGCAGAGCGTTCTCTTCCCagcaccgccactcgccggtaaattagggattgatcatgcgccccaaggggcggttcggcggaaggaggaggcgtgttctggcgcaaacggtattttgccgtttctgaataccattgcgctactgaccaggaaatacctggtttaaagtcagtggcgcgttgttcagatgctattttaagggcgcgtgcatacatgcgcatgcgatgcatacggattgcttgtgcacctcgcgcatacactttgcttctcccatctacctagccgcacattcttggtaaattatttgggaaagaacagctgatgcagcggtaataagttgtacttttaaatcaatgcatctgcaaacaccgtacagcaaacacatattttcttgacagagacatcgtgtaggcctacatgcccataactttttggattgatgagtatttgatcgtgaaaaacattgttttaccgcgagtgagtgttaaaaagaatgaatgaatgcgggcgcgcgtgtgtgctctttttatacacacgcaaactaaacacgtaacgcataatacaatcaatggcaatgtctattaccgcggggacacatgcatattaggatagcatacaataatgataagaaacaatgtttataatgtattgcgtatatcattaaatagaaccacagttaccgcatatcatatgttatatcatatacgttttctttgcggaaatttatttgaggactcagcagagatggaaattaacttttttgcccaccagccactgtggcaggtagatttaaaaatctaccagccactcatcttttttaccagccactttttatacgctatatattttttaatatatgcgtacattttaaacaatataatagtaacaatagataagaaaagtgtttttcatacacatcagttggtgttacgatgacaagtttggcgataattcatctatacaaagtattttcattaaaaaacgaattgacatattaataataaaacaacatgcatggctacaccatcataagtcaataggaaaatttgattttttgtatttacatgtgactgcatacaaatgtgtccacacagacatggtaactaacgtatgatagtaagcattatatgcccttaacactaatattcagaagaaaatatgtgtggaattcagtccaatgctgaaaatatgtctgtggcattcagtaggccaatgctgtggtaaagtgtgtaaagtatgaccaagtgtttctttctgttcaatagatagaactttatcaatcccctgtaggagaaatgtgttaatgtttgtccctataaaacaataatggtaaaataataaatacaaaacacgacagTAACTGAGtaggtcaaaccgtccaatctgaaggctctacttaaccactccccctactcacttccaccaatgcgaagcgaacagaactgagtaggggagggcgtagcctaactagtttgtgaacgacccagagaaacgcaactcagattcaatgtgaacatatatgaggctttaataaaatcccggacgattttgaaattccgacacacattttttaaaagtgtgtcaAAAAGAGGGCACGTccggcaaaagaggacgtctggttaccctacgtgtggcgtgtgagcgtgtgcattggttgaattgcgtgtgtctcacgccgaacgcgtgagacttgagagccctgttaacgatattatcccggatattgacagtcgcagttcagcaaaagaggcgtagaggaagaaggggcccggaggttgacagtaatggttgtggaactgtgcagcgccgtataacgaatgtattagatatgcaaatttgatcggacctaactggaaagtattacccgccacagtggcgggtgaagtgacacaattcacccgccaccatacaaatccacccgcaaatggcgtgtggcgggtgttaatttccatccctgggactcagtatttctgaagttgtggaagaaaaccccttattccatgtgtgaattaggccatattatttggcaataaactgagccatttgcagtttgaaattcatgtgcatctgtctcatcggagactgcagacgagctgtcaaaatatcaacttgtccgattcaaatgcgctcatggctcttaaaggggatgggagctggcactctcattggtttgttggacgttacgcccaaaccacacctacgggtaactatgctgcttcagaccaacccttttgacacttgcgccgcggcgcaagcgtcatttatccgcctgtaaaatagcgatagcgccgtagaaccgcccacaaagctacttgcgctttgcgcttcccacttgcgtttcagatcgttaaaatagggccctataaGTTATACGGTTTAGTTATAATGGCTTAGTTGAGTtaatttataatataattaatataataatttatttgtaGGTGTGGAGGTCTGAATTATAAGTAGAGCACATTCTAGCATACCTTcgccaacctttttgaacccgAGAGCTACTTGAAGGGCACTGAGTAATATGAAGGGAAACTTGTTTGATACAAACTTTCTGAGTAATTTTTTTGCAGGGTTCACCTTTAATGATAGGAATATTgataaagtaataataattatacatttttaaccTTTTTGAACATCAAAATTAAATCTACATCAATGCAAGTGTCATTGATTCAAAAAGAACAACACAAATGTGACTCCATGGTGACTAGTGCTATCTTTAGAACATGCCCTGCgggtagggatgcaccgataccAGTACCCGGGCCCGATACTGTGCTTGCGTACTCCTAAAACTTCTCCAATACAACCACCCAATGCCACTAAACGTAAAGTTAAAGAGACAATGAACCCAAAACGTGTGGAGCATTTCCATGGTAATTTGTCCTATATGATCATCAACATAGTATTAAATTCATcactgttactgaaataagtGATTTTCATCTAAACCCAATTTAGATTACCTTAATTTTAAGGCCCAGCGGTggcgtgttttgtgtgtggagCCCTCTCTGGGCAGCGGTTGATTGGGGCGTCCGAGAGAAAGTTCATATTTTCCGGAACTTATTGTATGCCGCTACATTGTGTGTGGATTGTGAAGCTCCTTCTGAGTAGCAttgtccaaataacaaagaagtgaacaacacttgtgttacagtgtgtgtattcacacacacacacacacacacacacacgtggcgcttgCAAGGACGTAGCTCATCGTCTCATTGgcaggccaaattctctgggcgggcaaagcagagaaaggggaggtaacctggGCCCTTATGCCGACATCTGGGGCAAAATCCAAATCGGCCCATCTGatcttttgttttttcaaaggctgaACAGgttacctagtgctcgtttacACCCAATGCCATTTCTAGCCACTTGGGGaccatatacatgcatacatgttcCTCAACACAAGAACCTACAATATATATTTACGGGAGTTGTTCCGAATATTGTGTTCATATAACCTGGTCATGTTCATGTATTAAATGCAggatatatgcatgcatgtaacAAAAAATGTGCGACCTATCACCATAGATCATAAAAAAATGGATACATATCCGATGGTGTAGTAAATAATCTAGTCCCTTACCTAACCCTAAATAAGTATGCAAAGCAGTTTAACTAATTAACTATACATCAATCAATATGATgtatagttagttagttagttagtccGATTGTATACAATCGCTGAAACGGGGATTTAAAAGAACAGGTGAAAAAAACGTAGGCATCTCAACATTTTAGAGCTGTTATTGTGTAACT encodes:
- the LOC115550734 gene encoding interferon-inducible GTPase 5-like is translated as MMENNDTDSAVSMIKKYLEDMNNPLHIAVTGESGAGKSTFVNAFRGIKDRDEGAAPTGVVETTMKPEPYPHPRHPNVTLWDLPGVGTTRYPADQYLKYVEFEKFDLFIIVSAGHFREHDAKLAQEIKKMGKNLYFVRSKIDNNLKAAQRSQREYDEEKTLQEIRENCIEGLEKQNVASPQVFLVSSFDLQLHDFPALQDTMERELPSLKRNDLICNDLPLHIAVTGEIGTGKSTFVNAFRGIDNKDEGAAPTGFVETTMKPEPYPHPIYPNVTLWDLPGIGTTKFPADQYQKYVEFKKFDFFILVSADRFTENDAKLAQEIKTMGKNLYFVRSKIDDNLKAAQRSQREYDEEKTLQEIRENCIEGLEKQGVETPQVFLVSGFDLHLYDFPALQDTMERELPSHKRNVLILTLPNVCKSIINKKKEVFRSQIWRHAITSAVVAAVPLPGLSFAADVGILVKVLRDYLFGFGLDEKSLEKLSRDTNTPLDDIKPVFTCLCSGKSVTNELVLMMLQSGALVSAALVAEEGSRWIPFIGIPTASALSFTSIYTFLSSTVNSLSVDAESIRTKFLLKKALAFSDQEQ